From Anopheles darlingi chromosome 2, idAnoDarlMG_H_01, whole genome shotgun sequence, the proteins below share one genomic window:
- the LOC125951162 gene encoding uncharacterized protein LOC125951162: protein MSKSPGSVVSSDETQSVSDESLVVSAANSHTSLRSIGIVKGARKSSKDVEQITTSATQKERPPWRPASLTAVPVPPPPKPDIKARFLEASKRMRRVNATVQTDPVHTILMKEASTDEQTDLIAMVDEEILTDGNLVMREIGNLILTHSVAQMTEGVETCDSGTQTAIPRSGISFRKFLDPLTGGEQQQVPSQGTATVGPLPLLSNVRPKPLDSDVLDESEAAGEEEPLMKSFFIASSAADDSSPITGDTAPGELVCSSHGSSDSVKDANTPDLISATVEGDPSPHRGQLLETPTFAAWHDLDFSDDDSEQYVGRELPRRSIGEGERPWAEFKDLVIGSRVANMRLSPIPPRRPRAPHQKTVTWSDRQHRAVSRLLDEASALVDMFDHVSLLLGPDIELHKLPPQQEFSLPPPKWEPLLVKSCDLLEEKLAQVRPLSLSDLGTSKSGSNASSCPSPMLCDLGPEKI from the exons ATGAGTAAATCACCTGGAAGTGTCGTATCGTCGGATGAAACCCAAAGTGTTAGTGATGAATCGTTGGTAGTGTCGGCTGCAAACTCCCACACCTCGCTCAG ATCGATTGGCATCGTTAAGGGAGCTAGGAAATCTTCCAAGGACGTGGAACAAATCACAACCTCCGCTACACAGAAAGAGCGACCACCATGGCGTCCGGCCAGTTTGACCGCAGTTCCGGTACCTCCACCTCCAAAACCCGACATCAAGGCACGATTTCTTGAGGCTTCCAA GCGAATGCGACGAGTCAATGCGACGGTGCAAACGGATCCAGTGCATACGATACTAATGAAGGAGGCATCCACCGACGAGCAAACAGATCTGATTGCGATGGTAGATGAGGAAATTCTTACCGATGGCAATCTGGTGATGCGCGAGATTGGAAATT TAATCCTCACTCATTCGGTGGCTCAAATGACGGAAGGTGTGGAAACATGTGATAGTGGTACTCAGACCGCGATTCCGCGCAGTGGTATCTCGTTTCGCAAATTCCTGGACCCGCTGACCGgcggcgaacagcagcaagtaCCATCACaaggaacagcaacagttggGCCATTGCCGCTTCTATCGAATGTTCGACCGAAACCGCTTGATTCAGATGTGCTGGACGAATCCGAAGCAGCCGGAGAGGAGGAACCGCTCATGAAAAGCTTTTTCATAGCATCATCGGCAGCCGATGATTCTAGTCCCATTACGGGTGATACGGCACCGGGGGAGCTCGTATGCTCGTCACATGGCAGTAGCGATAGTGTTAAGGACGCAAACACGCCGGATCTGATCAGTGCCACGGTCGAAGGTGATCCATCGCCTCATCGAGGTCAACTGCTGGAAACACCCACCTTTGCCGCGTGGCATGATTTGGACTTTTCCGATGACGACTCGGAACAGTACGTGGGGCGTGAGCTACCGCGTCGCTCGATCGGCGAAGGCGAACGGCCATGGGCCGAATTTAAGGATCTCGTCATAGGCTCACGTGTTGCCAATATGCGACTCTCACCAATTCCACCTAGGCGACCTCGTGCACCGCACCAGAAAACTGTTACCTGGAGCGATCGGCAACATCGGGCTGTCTCACGATTGCTAGATGAAGCATCCGCCCTGGTCGATATGTTTGATCACGTGTCGCTTCTGCTTGGGCCTGATATAGAGCTGCACAAGCTACCTCCGCAGCAGGAGTTTAGCTTACCACCACCCAAGTGGGAACCGCTGCTAGTAAAATCCTGCGATCTGCTCGAGGAGAAACTAGCCCAGGTGCGTCCCCTATCGTTGAGCGATTTGGGTACGAGTAAGTCAGGGTCCAACGCATCATCGTGCCCTTCCCCTATGCTCTGTGACCTCGGACCAGAAAAGATCTAA
- the LOC125951134 gene encoding uncharacterized protein CG45076-like isoform X3, with the protein MVYESDFYTTRRVGSTYTRPTISSYTVTTPVRYSGVPRFNTITTTTTTYRTPMPYVAHKRLIPVTRIVTSPPRIVVSPVRVLGSPVRVISSPVRVFGSPLRTVRAVRSPARVIVSPARVVTIRSPYLRPSIINKEFDRIERKYRASSEFEDERRDIRNSTALLLRQLNDPVPRLMAPIAPAAPEPNPKKWVYDPFSTHNRLNSDTYVKSHITDPIRSVRNDIEAMARYHSPASRYVVGVLDPVRPTRKFNNPKLYDDPTDSKLKDKQEKIERVVELNKVRYEPINLERERIKLLEETKKKEEAAAEREKLRLEEQARKEEEARLAAEEAERRRIEEERLAEEARIAEEARLAEEARLAEELRLAEEARQAEEAKKSEEKKKKAAEKKKKEEEEKKKKEAEEKKRKEEEEKKRKEEEEKKRKEEEERKRKEAEEAARKAAEEEAARKAAEEEAARKAAEEEAARIAAEEARKVSEEESRKAAEEEQSRISEAQKVREDELARLNELEKQAIEENNEELLKEIAELKAIAQSDEELLKRQAAKLEETGAPAEAEAPAAAAAEGEAEATPAETPAPEEPAAEAESKTEESPAAEAAAE; encoded by the exons ATGGTTTACGAAAGCGACTTCTACACCACGCGCCGTGTGGGCTCGACCTACACCCGGCCGACGATCTCCTCGTACACCGTGACG ACTCCAGTGCGGTACTCCGGTGTGCCTCGA TTCAACAcgatcacgaccaccaccacaacctaTCGCACACCAATGCCATATGTGGCCCATAAGCGCCTCATTCCCGTGACACGCATCGTCACGTCACCGCCGAGGATCGTGGTATCACCGGTGCGAGTGCTGGGATCGCCTGTGCGCGTGATCAGCTCGCCGGTCCGTGTGTTCGGTTCGCCGTTGCGTACCgtccgtgcggtgcggtctCCGGCCCGCGTCATCGTTTCGCCGGCCCGTGTTGTCACGATCCGCTCGCCCTACCTGCGACCATCGATCATCAACAAAGAATTCGATCGCATTGAACGTAAATATCGCGCTAGTTCT GAATTCGAGGATGAGAGGCGCGATATCCGCAACTCGACCGCGCTACTGCTGCGCCAGCTGAACGACCCCGTGCCGCGTCTGATGGCTCCGATTGCACCGGCTGCACCGGAACCAAA CCCGAAGAAGTGGGTGTACGATCCGTTCTCCACGCACAACCGGCTCAACAGCGATACCTATGTGAAGAGTCACATCACCGACCCGATCCGCAGTGTGCGCAACGATATTGAGGCCATGGCCAGATACCACTCGCCAGCTTCGCGCTATGTCG TGGGAGTCCTTGATCCAGTTCGCCCGACGCGCAAGTTCAACAACCCGAAGCTGTACGATGATCCGACCGATTCGAAGCTGAAGGACAAGCAGGAGAAGATCGAGCGTGTTGTCGAGCTGAACAAGGTGCGCTACGAGCCGATCAATCTGGAGCGCGAGCGCATCAAGCTGCtggaagaaacgaagaaaaaggaagaggc GGCTGCCGAGCGTGAGAAGCTACGGCTCGAAGAGCAGGCACGCAAGGAAGAGGAGGCACGCCTGGCTGCCGAGGAAGCGGAACGTCGCCGCATCGAGGAGGAACGTCTGGCAGAGGAGGCCCGGATCGCCGAGGAAGCTCGCCTAGCGGAGGAAGCCCGTCTTGCCGAGGAACTTCGTCTCGCTGAGGAAGCCCGCCAGGCTGAGGAAGCCAAGAAG agcgaagaaaagaagaagaaggctgcggaaaagaagaagaaggaagaggaggaaaagaagaagaaggaagcggaggagaagaagagaaaggaagaggaagagaagaagcgaaaggaagaggaagagaagaaacgtaaggaggaggaggagcgcaaGCGTAAGGAAGCGGAAGAGGCTGCCCGCAAGGCGGCTGAGGAGGAGGCTGCCCGTAAGGCCGCTGAAGAGGAAGCGGCACGTAAGGCCGCCGAAGAGGAGGCCGCCCGCATTGCTGCCGAGGAAGCGCGCAAGGTGTCTGAGGAGGAATCGCGTAAGGCCGCGGAAGAGGAGCAGAGCCGCATCAGCGAAGCGCAAAAAGTGCGCGAGGATGAGCTGGCCCGTCTGAACGAGCTGGAGAAGCAGGCGATCGAGGAGAACAACGAGGAACTGCTGAAGGAGATCGCGGAACTGAAGGCGATCGCGCAGTCCGACGAGGAACTGCTGAAGCGCCAAGCTGCCAAGCTGGAGGAGACTGGTGCCccagccgaagccgaagctcccgctgccgctgctgccgaggGTGAGGCTGAAGCTACCCCGGCGGAAACCCCGGCACCCGAGGAACCCGCTGCCGAAGCAGAGAGCAAGACTGAGGAGAGTCCTGCTGCCGAAGCTGCTGCCGAgtga
- the LOC125951134 gene encoding uncharacterized protein CG45076-like isoform X1, producing the protein MVYESDFYTTRRVGSTYTRPTISSYTVTTPVRYSGVPRFNTITTTTTTYRTPMPYVAHKRLIPVTRIVTSPPRIVVSPVRVLGSPVRVISSPVRVFGSPLRTVRAVRSPARVIVSPARVVTIRSPYLRPSIINKEFDRIERKYRASSVSSALEQYYNSPSYLEFEDERRDIRNSTALLLRQLNDPVPRLMAPIAPAAPEPNPKKWVYDPFSTHNRLNSDTYVKSHITDPIRSVRNDIEAMARYHSPASRYVVGVLDPVRPTRKFNNPKLYDDPTDSKLKDKQEKIERVVELNKVRYEPINLERERIKLLEETKKKEEAAAEREKLRLEEQARKEEEARLAAEEAERRRIEEERLAEEARIAEEARLAEEARLAEELRLAEEARQAEEAKKSEEKKKKAAEKKKKEEEEKKKKEAEEKKRKEEEEKKRKEEEEKKRKEEEERKRKEAEEAARKAAEEEAARKAAEEEAARKAAEEEAARIAAEEARKVSEEESRKAAEEEQSRISEAQKVREDELARLNELEKQAIEENNEELLKEIAELKAIAQSDEELLKRQAAKLEETGAPAEAEAPAAAAAEGEAEATPAETPAPEEPAAEAESKTEESPAAEAAAE; encoded by the exons ATGGTTTACGAAAGCGACTTCTACACCACGCGCCGTGTGGGCTCGACCTACACCCGGCCGACGATCTCCTCGTACACCGTGACG ACTCCAGTGCGGTACTCCGGTGTGCCTCGA TTCAACAcgatcacgaccaccaccacaacctaTCGCACACCAATGCCATATGTGGCCCATAAGCGCCTCATTCCCGTGACACGCATCGTCACGTCACCGCCGAGGATCGTGGTATCACCGGTGCGAGTGCTGGGATCGCCTGTGCGCGTGATCAGCTCGCCGGTCCGTGTGTTCGGTTCGCCGTTGCGTACCgtccgtgcggtgcggtctCCGGCCCGCGTCATCGTTTCGCCGGCCCGTGTTGTCACGATCCGCTCGCCCTACCTGCGACCATCGATCATCAACAAAGAATTCGATCGCATTGAACGTAAATATCGCGCTAGTTCTGTAAGTAGTGCCCTAGAGCAGTATTACAACTCGCCCTCCTACTTG GAATTCGAGGATGAGAGGCGCGATATCCGCAACTCGACCGCGCTACTGCTGCGCCAGCTGAACGACCCCGTGCCGCGTCTGATGGCTCCGATTGCACCGGCTGCACCGGAACCAAA CCCGAAGAAGTGGGTGTACGATCCGTTCTCCACGCACAACCGGCTCAACAGCGATACCTATGTGAAGAGTCACATCACCGACCCGATCCGCAGTGTGCGCAACGATATTGAGGCCATGGCCAGATACCACTCGCCAGCTTCGCGCTATGTCG TGGGAGTCCTTGATCCAGTTCGCCCGACGCGCAAGTTCAACAACCCGAAGCTGTACGATGATCCGACCGATTCGAAGCTGAAGGACAAGCAGGAGAAGATCGAGCGTGTTGTCGAGCTGAACAAGGTGCGCTACGAGCCGATCAATCTGGAGCGCGAGCGCATCAAGCTGCtggaagaaacgaagaaaaaggaagaggc GGCTGCCGAGCGTGAGAAGCTACGGCTCGAAGAGCAGGCACGCAAGGAAGAGGAGGCACGCCTGGCTGCCGAGGAAGCGGAACGTCGCCGCATCGAGGAGGAACGTCTGGCAGAGGAGGCCCGGATCGCCGAGGAAGCTCGCCTAGCGGAGGAAGCCCGTCTTGCCGAGGAACTTCGTCTCGCTGAGGAAGCCCGCCAGGCTGAGGAAGCCAAGAAG agcgaagaaaagaagaagaaggctgcggaaaagaagaagaaggaagaggaggaaaagaagaagaaggaagcggaggagaagaagagaaaggaagaggaagagaagaagcgaaaggaagaggaagagaagaaacgtaaggaggaggaggagcgcaaGCGTAAGGAAGCGGAAGAGGCTGCCCGCAAGGCGGCTGAGGAGGAGGCTGCCCGTAAGGCCGCTGAAGAGGAAGCGGCACGTAAGGCCGCCGAAGAGGAGGCCGCCCGCATTGCTGCCGAGGAAGCGCGCAAGGTGTCTGAGGAGGAATCGCGTAAGGCCGCGGAAGAGGAGCAGAGCCGCATCAGCGAAGCGCAAAAAGTGCGCGAGGATGAGCTGGCCCGTCTGAACGAGCTGGAGAAGCAGGCGATCGAGGAGAACAACGAGGAACTGCTGAAGGAGATCGCGGAACTGAAGGCGATCGCGCAGTCCGACGAGGAACTGCTGAAGCGCCAAGCTGCCAAGCTGGAGGAGACTGGTGCCccagccgaagccgaagctcccgctgccgctgctgccgaggGTGAGGCTGAAGCTACCCCGGCGGAAACCCCGGCACCCGAGGAACCCGCTGCCGAAGCAGAGAGCAAGACTGAGGAGAGTCCTGCTGCCGAAGCTGCTGCCGAgtga
- the LOC125951134 gene encoding uncharacterized protein CG45076-like isoform X2 gives MVYESDFYTTRRVGSTYTRPTISSYTVTTPVRYSGVPRFNTITTTTTTYRTPMPYVAHKRLIPVTRIVTSPPRIVVSPVRVLGSPVRVISSPVRVFGSPLRTVRAVRSPARVIVSPARVVTIRSPYLRPSIINKEFDRIERKYRASSVSSALEQYYNSPSYLEFEDERRDIRNSTALLLRQLNDPVPRLMAPIAPAAPEPNPKKWVYDPFSTHNRLNSDTYVKSHITDPIRSVRNDIEAMARYHSPASRYVVRPTRKFNNPKLYDDPTDSKLKDKQEKIERVVELNKVRYEPINLERERIKLLEETKKKEEAAAEREKLRLEEQARKEEEARLAAEEAERRRIEEERLAEEARIAEEARLAEEARLAEELRLAEEARQAEEAKKSEEKKKKAAEKKKKEEEEKKKKEAEEKKRKEEEEKKRKEEEEKKRKEEEERKRKEAEEAARKAAEEEAARKAAEEEAARKAAEEEAARIAAEEARKVSEEESRKAAEEEQSRISEAQKVREDELARLNELEKQAIEENNEELLKEIAELKAIAQSDEELLKRQAAKLEETGAPAEAEAPAAAAAEGEAEATPAETPAPEEPAAEAESKTEESPAAEAAAE, from the exons ATGGTTTACGAAAGCGACTTCTACACCACGCGCCGTGTGGGCTCGACCTACACCCGGCCGACGATCTCCTCGTACACCGTGACG ACTCCAGTGCGGTACTCCGGTGTGCCTCGA TTCAACAcgatcacgaccaccaccacaacctaTCGCACACCAATGCCATATGTGGCCCATAAGCGCCTCATTCCCGTGACACGCATCGTCACGTCACCGCCGAGGATCGTGGTATCACCGGTGCGAGTGCTGGGATCGCCTGTGCGCGTGATCAGCTCGCCGGTCCGTGTGTTCGGTTCGCCGTTGCGTACCgtccgtgcggtgcggtctCCGGCCCGCGTCATCGTTTCGCCGGCCCGTGTTGTCACGATCCGCTCGCCCTACCTGCGACCATCGATCATCAACAAAGAATTCGATCGCATTGAACGTAAATATCGCGCTAGTTCTGTAAGTAGTGCCCTAGAGCAGTATTACAACTCGCCCTCCTACTTG GAATTCGAGGATGAGAGGCGCGATATCCGCAACTCGACCGCGCTACTGCTGCGCCAGCTGAACGACCCCGTGCCGCGTCTGATGGCTCCGATTGCACCGGCTGCACCGGAACCAAA CCCGAAGAAGTGGGTGTACGATCCGTTCTCCACGCACAACCGGCTCAACAGCGATACCTATGTGAAGAGTCACATCACCGACCCGATCCGCAGTGTGCGCAACGATATTGAGGCCATGGCCAGATACCACTCGCCAGCTTCGCGCTATGTCG TTCGCCCGACGCGCAAGTTCAACAACCCGAAGCTGTACGATGATCCGACCGATTCGAAGCTGAAGGACAAGCAGGAGAAGATCGAGCGTGTTGTCGAGCTGAACAAGGTGCGCTACGAGCCGATCAATCTGGAGCGCGAGCGCATCAAGCTGCtggaagaaacgaagaaaaaggaagaggc GGCTGCCGAGCGTGAGAAGCTACGGCTCGAAGAGCAGGCACGCAAGGAAGAGGAGGCACGCCTGGCTGCCGAGGAAGCGGAACGTCGCCGCATCGAGGAGGAACGTCTGGCAGAGGAGGCCCGGATCGCCGAGGAAGCTCGCCTAGCGGAGGAAGCCCGTCTTGCCGAGGAACTTCGTCTCGCTGAGGAAGCCCGCCAGGCTGAGGAAGCCAAGAAG agcgaagaaaagaagaagaaggctgcggaaaagaagaagaaggaagaggaggaaaagaagaagaaggaagcggaggagaagaagagaaaggaagaggaagagaagaagcgaaaggaagaggaagagaagaaacgtaaggaggaggaggagcgcaaGCGTAAGGAAGCGGAAGAGGCTGCCCGCAAGGCGGCTGAGGAGGAGGCTGCCCGTAAGGCCGCTGAAGAGGAAGCGGCACGTAAGGCCGCCGAAGAGGAGGCCGCCCGCATTGCTGCCGAGGAAGCGCGCAAGGTGTCTGAGGAGGAATCGCGTAAGGCCGCGGAAGAGGAGCAGAGCCGCATCAGCGAAGCGCAAAAAGTGCGCGAGGATGAGCTGGCCCGTCTGAACGAGCTGGAGAAGCAGGCGATCGAGGAGAACAACGAGGAACTGCTGAAGGAGATCGCGGAACTGAAGGCGATCGCGCAGTCCGACGAGGAACTGCTGAAGCGCCAAGCTGCCAAGCTGGAGGAGACTGGTGCCccagccgaagccgaagctcccgctgccgctgctgccgaggGTGAGGCTGAAGCTACCCCGGCGGAAACCCCGGCACCCGAGGAACCCGCTGCCGAAGCAGAGAGCAAGACTGAGGAGAGTCCTGCTGCCGAAGCTGCTGCCGAgtga
- the LOC125951134 gene encoding uncharacterized protein CG45076-like isoform X4, with translation MVYESDFYTTRRVGSTYTRPTISSYTVTTPVRYSGVPREFEDERRDIRNSTALLLRQLNDPVPRLMAPIAPAAPEPNPKKWVYDPFSTHNRLNSDTYVKSHITDPIRSVRNDIEAMARYHSPASRYVVGVLDPVRPTRKFNNPKLYDDPTDSKLKDKQEKIERVVELNKVRYEPINLERERIKLLEETKKKEEAAAEREKLRLEEQARKEEEARLAAEEAERRRIEEERLAEEARIAEEARLAEEARLAEELRLAEEARQAEEAKKSEEKKKKAAEKKKKEEEEKKKKEAEEKKRKEEEEKKRKEEEEKKRKEEEERKRKEAEEAARKAAEEEAARKAAEEEAARKAAEEEAARIAAEEARKVSEEESRKAAEEEQSRISEAQKVREDELARLNELEKQAIEENNEELLKEIAELKAIAQSDEELLKRQAAKLEETGAPAEAEAPAAAAAEGEAEATPAETPAPEEPAAEAESKTEESPAAEAAAE, from the exons ATGGTTTACGAAAGCGACTTCTACACCACGCGCCGTGTGGGCTCGACCTACACCCGGCCGACGATCTCCTCGTACACCGTGACG ACTCCAGTGCGGTACTCCGGTGTGCCTCGA GAATTCGAGGATGAGAGGCGCGATATCCGCAACTCGACCGCGCTACTGCTGCGCCAGCTGAACGACCCCGTGCCGCGTCTGATGGCTCCGATTGCACCGGCTGCACCGGAACCAAA CCCGAAGAAGTGGGTGTACGATCCGTTCTCCACGCACAACCGGCTCAACAGCGATACCTATGTGAAGAGTCACATCACCGACCCGATCCGCAGTGTGCGCAACGATATTGAGGCCATGGCCAGATACCACTCGCCAGCTTCGCGCTATGTCG TGGGAGTCCTTGATCCAGTTCGCCCGACGCGCAAGTTCAACAACCCGAAGCTGTACGATGATCCGACCGATTCGAAGCTGAAGGACAAGCAGGAGAAGATCGAGCGTGTTGTCGAGCTGAACAAGGTGCGCTACGAGCCGATCAATCTGGAGCGCGAGCGCATCAAGCTGCtggaagaaacgaagaaaaaggaagaggc GGCTGCCGAGCGTGAGAAGCTACGGCTCGAAGAGCAGGCACGCAAGGAAGAGGAGGCACGCCTGGCTGCCGAGGAAGCGGAACGTCGCCGCATCGAGGAGGAACGTCTGGCAGAGGAGGCCCGGATCGCCGAGGAAGCTCGCCTAGCGGAGGAAGCCCGTCTTGCCGAGGAACTTCGTCTCGCTGAGGAAGCCCGCCAGGCTGAGGAAGCCAAGAAG agcgaagaaaagaagaagaaggctgcggaaaagaagaagaaggaagaggaggaaaagaagaagaaggaagcggaggagaagaagagaaaggaagaggaagagaagaagcgaaaggaagaggaagagaagaaacgtaaggaggaggaggagcgcaaGCGTAAGGAAGCGGAAGAGGCTGCCCGCAAGGCGGCTGAGGAGGAGGCTGCCCGTAAGGCCGCTGAAGAGGAAGCGGCACGTAAGGCCGCCGAAGAGGAGGCCGCCCGCATTGCTGCCGAGGAAGCGCGCAAGGTGTCTGAGGAGGAATCGCGTAAGGCCGCGGAAGAGGAGCAGAGCCGCATCAGCGAAGCGCAAAAAGTGCGCGAGGATGAGCTGGCCCGTCTGAACGAGCTGGAGAAGCAGGCGATCGAGGAGAACAACGAGGAACTGCTGAAGGAGATCGCGGAACTGAAGGCGATCGCGCAGTCCGACGAGGAACTGCTGAAGCGCCAAGCTGCCAAGCTGGAGGAGACTGGTGCCccagccgaagccgaagctcccgctgccgctgctgccgaggGTGAGGCTGAAGCTACCCCGGCGGAAACCCCGGCACCCGAGGAACCCGCTGCCGAAGCAGAGAGCAAGACTGAGGAGAGTCCTGCTGCCGAAGCTGCTGCCGAgtga